A DNA window from Hydractinia symbiolongicarpus strain clone_291-10 chromosome 6, HSymV2.1, whole genome shotgun sequence contains the following coding sequences:
- the LOC130647946 gene encoding probable serine/threonine-protein kinase DDB_G0272282, with translation MCFSSYSYRRQKMKKSKNKNSLARDKIITKEGFMEKRTGLMKLWKSRYFVLLDDVLCYFLREEEKEHLTPTGRIFFSDIDSMDRAEKKGHPFSMFVKTEQKKHVMSCSSYAEREDWMNRIWEAKEKHKSDEKHDPVRRRSSRLGKDFKRVTIKKDPQHGIGCTIKNVGGAIFVSRIIPDGPVATSGVLRPGDQIIDINGNRVSECPIEKIKDVIRSSPDYVVCTVKPVTHYNHHDASPQVGKTSYTKVDPVLLQNRDNHGVNTGEPISCFDVGAYAKEYKQQHEEETQIDEKPNYRDTQVVDHEHEKVSKKPTNYAELEFGVKT, from the exons ATGTGTTTCAGTTCGTATTCATACAGGAGACAAAAGATGAAGAAAAGTAAGAACAAGAACAGTCTAGCACGGGATAAAATTATCACCAAAGAAGGCTTCATGGAAAAAAGGACTGGCCTAATGAAGTTATGGAAATCCCGTTATTTTGTACTGCTCGACGACGTATTGTGTTATTTCTTacgagaagaagaaaaagagcaCCTGACACCAACCGGAAGAATCTTTTTTAGCGATATAGACAGCATGGACAGGGCGGAAAAGAAAGGCCATCCGTTTTCAATGTTCGTAAAAACTGAGCAGAAGAAACATGTTATGAGTTGCTCGTCCTACGCAGAACGCGAGGACTGGATGAATCGGATATGGGAAGCGAAGGAGAAACACAAAAGTGATGAAAAACATGACCCGGTGAGAAGGAGAAGTAGTCGCCTCGGAAAGGATTTTAAACGAGTCACAATTAAGAAAGATCCGCAGCATGGTATTGGTTGTACTATAAAAAATGTTGGTGGAGCAATTTTTGTTAGTCGCATCATACCCGATGGTCCAGTAGCCACGTCCGGTGTTTTGCGACCAG GTGATCAAATAATCGACATCAATGGCAACCGCGTGTCAGAATGTCCGATTGAAAAAATCAAAGATGTTATCCGGAGCAGTCCGGATTACGTTGTGTGTACTGTGAAACCCGTGACGCATTACAATCACCATGATGCAAGCCCGCAAGTTGGTAAGACGTCGTACACTAAAGTCGATCCGGTGTTATTACAAAATCGTGACAATCACGGCGTCAATACCGGGGAACCGATATCATGTTTTGATGTCGGTGCGTACGCCAAGGAGTATAAACAACAACATGAAGAAGAGACGCAAATTGATGAAAAGCCAAATTACAGGGACACACAAGTTGTTGACCATGAACATGAGAAAGTGAGCAAAAAACCTACAAACTATGCCGAGCTCGAATTTGGTGTGAAAACGTAG